A DNA window from Impatiens glandulifera chromosome 7, dImpGla2.1, whole genome shotgun sequence contains the following coding sequences:
- the LOC124946300 gene encoding uncharacterized protein LOC124946300 codes for MTKTRYNIREDLFDSHDWPSRYAKGFPLREGLPVMRRASCFGHDPRFVNKNLIEASQMENQDAIDAAIVWMLADPKEIPNLMPHPLRTLLMERNPSCRCGNMFCGSRRYSDKHGCLFDYHGTAHDAIVKANPFIKAEKLNKI; via the exons ATGACGAAAACTCGTTATAATATCAG GGAAGATTTATTTGATTCTCACGACTGGCCTTCCCGTTACGCAAAGGGCTtcccgttacgcgaagggcttcctGTTATGCGAAGGGCTTCTTGTTTTGGACATGATCCTCGTTTTGTGAACAAAAACCTTATTGAG GCATCTCAGATGGAAAATCAAGATGCAATTGACGCTGCTATTGTATGGATGCTAGCTGATCCAAAGGAg ATACCAAACTTGATGCCTCATCCATTGAGAACATTGTTAATGGAAAGGAACCCGTCATGTCGATGTGGGAATATGTTCTGTGGATCCCGTCGCTACTCTGATAAACATGGTTGCCTTTTTGACTATCATGGTACTGCCCATGATGCTATAGTTAAAGCCAATCCTTTTATTAAGGCGGAGAAACTCAACAAGATCTAG